The following are encoded in a window of Ranitomeya variabilis isolate aRanVar5 chromosome 8, aRanVar5.hap1, whole genome shotgun sequence genomic DNA:
- the DNAL4 gene encoding dynein axonemal light chain 4, which translates to MADPGEGKKDEADYKRMHSFPLIRHTDMPEEMRVETMELCVTACEKFASNNESAAKMIKETMDKKFGSSWHVVIGEGFGFEITHEVKNLLYMFFGGSLAICVWKCS; encoded by the exons ATGGCAGATCCCGGAGAGGGCAAGAAGGATGAGGCGGACTACAAGAGGATGCACAGCTTCCCACTAATACGG CACACGGACATGCCAGAAGAGATGAGGGTAGAAACCATGGAACTCTGTGTTACAGCCTGTGAAAAGTTTGCCAGTAATAATGAG AGTGCAGCAAAGATGATAAAAGAGACAATGGACAAGAAGTTTGGATCCTCGTGGCACGTAGTAATCGGGGAAGGCTTTGGTTTTGAGATCACTCATGAAGTCAAGAACCTTCTCTACATGTTTTTTGGGGGCAGCTTGGCTATTTGTGTGTGGAAGTGCTCCTGA